A region of Paractinoplanes abujensis DNA encodes the following proteins:
- a CDS encoding LPXTG cell wall anchor domain-containing protein, with product MMVKATPETPYTGDNSSSGKVVVIPTVETPPTTPPATPTPTATPTPTATPTTTVAPTLPPGDGEEEPANPTPTSSSPAAPTAVPATPAPGGAGGGDTGGGLPLTGTNVAFMGGAGALLLIGGAVAFLLARRRRTSFSA from the coding sequence ATGATGGTGAAAGCGACCCCGGAGACGCCGTACACCGGCGACAACAGCAGCTCGGGCAAGGTCGTCGTCATCCCCACCGTCGAGACCCCGCCCACCACGCCGCCGGCCACCCCGACGCCGACGGCCACCCCGACGCCGACGGCCACTCCCACCACGACGGTCGCGCCGACCCTGCCGCCCGGCGACGGCGAGGAGGAGCCCGCGAACCCCACGCCGACGAGCAGCTCCCCGGCGGCTCCGACGGCTGTCCCGGCCACTCCGGCCCCGGGCGGCGCGGGCGGCGGTGACACCGGTGGCGGCCTGCCGCTGACCGGCACCAACGTGGCCTTCATGGGTGGCGCGGGTGCGCTGCTGCTGATCGGTGGCGCGGTGGCCTTCCTGCTGGCCCGTCGCCGCCGGACCTCGTTCTCGGCCTGA
- a CDS encoding class I SAM-dependent methyltransferase, whose product MTEPHKATLQRSITLFQAFLVEQTDPDRFYTALARDSVGQLGRYGPLRDQLVLDVGGGPGYFADAFSKAGARYVRLEPDAGDMASGVGGEDTAVGALRASGMELPIRTGSVDVCYSSNVLEHVPDPPRMLDEMVRVTRPGGLIYASFTPWLSPWGGHETAPWHYFGGHYAARRYERRHGKPPKNKYRHSLHPYSVGAALKWARTTRQATQLDALARYHPSWAQWILRVPAAREVLSWNLALVLRKN is encoded by the coding sequence GTGACCGAGCCGCACAAGGCCACCCTCCAGCGCTCGATCACGCTCTTCCAGGCCTTCCTCGTCGAGCAGACCGACCCCGACCGGTTCTACACCGCGCTCGCCCGGGACTCGGTCGGCCAGCTCGGCCGGTACGGCCCGCTGCGGGATCAACTCGTGCTCGACGTGGGCGGCGGCCCCGGCTACTTCGCCGACGCGTTCAGCAAGGCCGGCGCCCGCTACGTCCGGCTGGAGCCCGACGCCGGTGACATGGCGTCCGGCGTCGGGGGCGAGGACACGGCGGTCGGCGCGCTCCGGGCCAGCGGCATGGAGCTCCCCATCCGTACGGGATCGGTCGACGTCTGTTACTCCTCGAACGTGCTCGAACACGTGCCCGACCCGCCGCGCATGCTCGACGAGATGGTCCGGGTGACGCGCCCCGGCGGGCTGATCTACGCCTCGTTCACGCCGTGGCTCTCGCCGTGGGGCGGCCACGAGACGGCTCCCTGGCACTATTTCGGCGGCCACTACGCGGCCCGCCGTTACGAGCGCCGCCACGGCAAGCCGCCGAAGAACAAGTACCGCCACAGCCTGCACCCGTACTCGGTCGGCGCCGCCCTGAAGTGGGCCCGCACCACCCGGCAGGCCACCCAGCTCGACGCCCTGGCCCGCTATCACCCCTCGTGGGCGCAGTGGATCCTCCGGGTCCCGGCCGCGCGCGAGGTCCTCTCCTGGAACCTCGCGCTCGTCCTGCGCAAGAACTAA
- a CDS encoding fibronectin type III domain-containing protein produces MDGGPWVRFAMRWLLAAWTVVVLLAVAAAAGPRVAPEDPGGTSAAGLTALFQRYGDTSGDWLGADRTASVPLPDGRRLWLFSDTFLGRPDPGGARPRSASLVHNSAVVQDGGKLTTLTGGSPGRPASLFSTGDDGEYHWVGDASVLSDQVQVLVNRIKRTGPGPLDHVLAATDLATLALPTFAAGRVRPLPVGDKVSWGSEVMTDGAYTYIYGSEAAGQMKFAHVARVRGTDLGQPWEFWTGRAWSAAAGESGRLLSGVGTSFGVRKVGDRYVLVTHENNLMFSADFVAYTATAPTGPFEGPHYLFRAPEPDAGHIVYDADLHLDLSRPGSLLVSYNVNDLDEAVAYADASIYRPRFFEVPWPPRVAGQLPPAPAEVAAAPDGSGTARVTWKTEGGRDYRVYRRDVTAGQTHFVRLPGNAPGKFEFLTNGHRYEFAVSAVDKRGEGALSPVAGMTATVPPPPAPAMVRAEPDNAGKVTLHWTEVPFVQLFKLYYRDLTTGQRGRTAAGAYPGQSATIGPLRHGHEYEFTAVAVGGGGDSVHSKGVRATVVVATPPAPGTPSAQTRPDGTVLLSWPQVAPGLAYKIYQRDATAGTTDWGVPGISRTTQFRSRPLEHGREYEFVVAAVNDGGEGTRSPVVRVRAQLAPPGDAPTRLRAEPRGTAVELSWRSRQTWHWIYRRDVTAGEKDFTREEVGAQGREATLRNLVAGHEYELKVAAFNPGGAGPQSSPVRVRVGSALPTGLAVVATGPGTARLTWQEIRSDVLYRIQVRDASAGEQWRTDPYPVDGSTYEAIMLIAGHQYEFRVQLDDLTTEPVSVTAR; encoded by the coding sequence GTGGACGGGGGTCCCTGGGTGCGGTTCGCGATGCGGTGGCTGCTCGCCGCCTGGACGGTCGTGGTGCTGCTGGCGGTGGCGGCCGCGGCCGGCCCGCGGGTCGCGCCGGAGGATCCCGGCGGCACGTCCGCGGCCGGTCTGACGGCGCTGTTCCAGCGGTACGGCGACACCTCGGGCGACTGGCTCGGCGCCGACCGCACGGCCTCGGTGCCCCTGCCCGACGGTCGCCGGCTGTGGCTGTTCTCCGACACCTTCCTGGGCCGCCCCGATCCCGGCGGCGCCCGGCCGCGCTCGGCGTCGCTCGTGCACAACTCGGCTGTGGTGCAGGACGGCGGCAAGCTCACGACGCTCACCGGCGGCAGCCCGGGCCGCCCGGCATCGCTGTTCTCCACCGGCGACGACGGCGAATACCACTGGGTCGGCGACGCGTCGGTGCTCAGCGACCAGGTGCAGGTGCTGGTCAACCGGATCAAGCGAACCGGGCCGGGCCCGCTCGACCACGTGCTGGCCGCCACCGACCTGGCCACCCTGGCCCTGCCCACCTTCGCCGCCGGACGGGTGCGCCCGCTGCCGGTGGGCGACAAGGTCTCGTGGGGCTCCGAGGTGATGACCGACGGCGCCTACACCTACATCTACGGGTCCGAGGCGGCCGGTCAGATGAAGTTCGCCCATGTGGCCCGCGTGCGCGGCACCGACCTCGGGCAGCCGTGGGAGTTCTGGACCGGCCGGGCCTGGTCCGCGGCGGCCGGCGAGTCGGGGCGGCTGCTCAGCGGCGTCGGCACCAGCTTCGGCGTGCGTAAGGTGGGCGACCGGTACGTGCTGGTGACCCACGAGAACAACCTGATGTTCAGTGCGGACTTCGTGGCCTACACGGCCACCGCGCCGACCGGGCCGTTCGAGGGGCCGCACTACCTGTTCCGCGCGCCCGAGCCCGACGCCGGGCACATCGTCTACGACGCGGACCTGCACCTCGACCTGAGCCGGCCGGGCTCGCTGCTGGTGTCGTACAACGTCAACGACCTGGACGAGGCCGTCGCGTACGCCGACGCGTCGATCTACCGCCCCCGGTTCTTCGAGGTGCCGTGGCCGCCCCGCGTCGCCGGACAGCTGCCCCCGGCCCCGGCCGAGGTGGCCGCGGCCCCGGACGGTTCCGGGACGGCCCGGGTGACGTGGAAGACCGAGGGCGGGCGGGACTACCGGGTCTACCGGCGCGACGTGACGGCCGGGCAGACCCATTTCGTCCGGCTGCCGGGCAACGCCCCCGGCAAGTTCGAGTTCCTGACCAACGGTCACCGGTACGAGTTCGCGGTGTCCGCGGTGGACAAGCGTGGCGAGGGCGCGCTGTCCCCGGTGGCCGGCATGACCGCGACCGTGCCGCCACCCCCGGCGCCGGCGATGGTGCGGGCCGAACCGGACAACGCCGGCAAGGTGACGCTGCACTGGACCGAGGTGCCGTTCGTCCAGCTCTTCAAGCTCTACTACCGCGACCTGACCACCGGGCAGCGCGGTCGCACGGCGGCCGGCGCCTACCCGGGGCAGAGCGCCACGATCGGGCCGCTGCGGCACGGCCACGAGTACGAGTTCACCGCCGTGGCTGTGGGCGGCGGCGGGGACAGCGTGCACTCCAAGGGCGTACGGGCCACGGTCGTGGTGGCCACCCCGCCCGCGCCCGGGACGCCCAGCGCGCAGACCCGCCCGGACGGCACCGTGCTGCTGTCCTGGCCGCAGGTCGCGCCCGGGCTGGCGTACAAGATCTATCAGCGGGACGCGACCGCCGGCACCACCGACTGGGGTGTGCCCGGCATCTCCCGGACGACGCAGTTCCGGTCCCGGCCGCTCGAGCACGGGCGCGAGTACGAGTTCGTGGTGGCGGCGGTCAACGACGGCGGGGAGGGCACGCGGTCACCCGTCGTGCGGGTGCGGGCCCAGCTGGCGCCGCCCGGCGACGCGCCCACCCGGCTGCGGGCCGAGCCGCGCGGCACGGCCGTCGAGCTGAGCTGGCGGTCCCGGCAGACATGGCACTGGATCTACCGGCGCGACGTCACGGCGGGGGAGAAGGACTTCACCCGCGAGGAGGTCGGGGCGCAGGGGCGCGAGGCCACCCTGCGCAACCTCGTCGCCGGCCACGAGTACGAGCTCAAGGTGGCGGCCTTCAACCCCGGTGGGGCCGGTCCGCAGTCCTCGCCCGTACGGGTGCGGGTGGGTTCGGCCCTGCCGACCGGCCTCGCGGTGGTGGCCACCGGCCCCGGAACGGCCCGGCTGACGTGGCAGGAGATCCGCTCGGACGTGCTCTACCGGATTCAGGTGCGCGACGCGTCGGCGGGCGAGCAGTGGCGCACCGATCCCTATCCGGTCGACGGCAGCACCTACGAGGCCATCATGCTGATCGCCGGGCATCAGTACGAGTTCCGGGTGCAGCTCGACGACCTGACCACCGAACCGGTGTCGGTGACGGCCCGTTAG
- a CDS encoding polysaccharide biosynthesis protein produces MSKGTAGIGVAGLAVTAAGVLTNLLGYVVPLIGARKLSAADLGALATILAITAIAGVASTGLQIAVAVHRARHGASSVTRSALLTVLVIAGALAVALPVAVLVLHLPFLATVLAGVSTVGVVAAGRWLGEMQGDQRFMSLAVGLAVLAGGRYGGVVIGLAAGLGLTTALLLGAVTAVLVLPVLHLLARRPGVVAAGEPLAARAVLTAGGATLAMLVVSYADLLLARRFLPVDASGAYSVGTVLTKGALWAPQVVTILALPRLAQSDRRTLRIALALVTACGVVLVAGAAVAGGLAFRLAGGPDYVELGRYAPIFAATGAVYGVLFVLVNAQVAAGAKWPSAPLWVCAAGFVLAAWLVLPHTLPGIAWGALGTAVICLASTSVLVGLRLRTAVTAPRPEHATLSID; encoded by the coding sequence ATGAGCAAGGGAACAGCCGGGATCGGGGTGGCGGGGCTCGCGGTGACCGCGGCCGGGGTGCTGACCAACCTGCTCGGCTACGTGGTGCCGCTGATCGGCGCCCGCAAGCTGAGCGCGGCCGACCTCGGCGCACTGGCCACCATCCTCGCCATCACCGCGATCGCCGGCGTGGCCAGCACGGGCCTGCAGATCGCGGTGGCCGTGCACCGGGCCCGCCACGGCGCCTCCTCGGTGACCCGCTCGGCGCTGCTGACGGTGCTGGTGATCGCGGGCGCGCTGGCCGTGGCCCTGCCGGTCGCCGTGCTGGTGCTGCACCTGCCCTTCCTGGCCACCGTGCTGGCCGGCGTCTCCACCGTGGGCGTGGTGGCGGCCGGGCGCTGGCTCGGCGAGATGCAGGGCGACCAGCGGTTCATGTCGCTCGCCGTGGGCCTGGCCGTGCTGGCCGGCGGCCGCTACGGCGGCGTGGTCATCGGCCTGGCCGCCGGGCTCGGGCTGACCACGGCCCTGCTGCTGGGCGCGGTCACCGCCGTGCTCGTGCTGCCCGTTCTGCACCTGCTGGCCCGCCGCCCCGGCGTGGTCGCGGCGGGGGAGCCGCTGGCCGCGCGGGCGGTGCTGACCGCGGGTGGCGCCACCCTGGCCATGCTCGTCGTCTCGTACGCCGACCTGCTCCTGGCCCGCCGGTTCCTGCCGGTCGACGCCTCCGGGGCCTACTCGGTCGGCACCGTGCTCACCAAGGGCGCGCTGTGGGCGCCGCAGGTCGTCACCATCCTGGCCCTGCCCCGGCTGGCCCAGTCCGACCGCCGCACCCTGCGGATCGCGCTGGCGCTGGTCACCGCGTGCGGGGTCGTGCTGGTGGCGGGGGCCGCGGTCGCCGGTGGGCTCGCGTTCCGGCTGGCCGGCGGCCCCGACTACGTCGAGCTGGGCCGGTACGCGCCGATCTTCGCGGCCACCGGGGCCGTCTACGGCGTGCTCTTCGTGCTGGTCAACGCGCAGGTCGCGGCGGGCGCCAAATGGCCCTCGGCGCCGCTGTGGGTCTGCGCCGCCGGGTTCGTCCTGGCCGCCTGGCTGGTGCTGCCGCACACGCTGCCCGGCATCGCGTGGGGCGCGCTGGGCACCGCGGTGATCTGCCTGGCCTCGACGTCCGTCCTGGTCGGACTGCGGCTGCGGACCGCCGTTACCGCGCCGCGACCCGAGCATGCAACGCTGTCGATCGATTGA
- a CDS encoding glycosyltransferase family 4 protein: MDTFVAGNRHVLFLNWRDTRNPQGGGSEVYVERIAGELVRRGHRATLLCAKHAFGAAEERTADGVRVLRRGGRHTLYLRAALLYLLGFVGLGPLSRRHGRPDVIVDVGNGLPFLAPLWARCPVIALVHHVHREQWPVVLTPRLARFGWWIESSLAPRVYRNCRYVTVSAATRDELAVLGVGPERVSIIHNGTPDMTVTAPVARTAHPSLVVLGRLVPHKQVEVAIDAVAALAGELPGITLTVAGQGWWEPALKDYAAGLGVAGRVRFAGFVDEPEKRRLLSEAWVALTPSLKEGWGLTIVEAAAVGTPNVAFAGAGGVEESLVDGRTGLLANDWSDYTEKVRRLLTDDALRLAMGVAARAHAARFTWPAAGERFAALVEGAAHVPAPAEVDRTYLVP; encoded by the coding sequence GTGGACACTTTCGTCGCCGGGAACCGGCATGTGCTGTTCCTCAACTGGCGCGACACCCGGAACCCCCAGGGGGGCGGCTCCGAGGTGTACGTCGAACGCATCGCGGGCGAGCTCGTGCGGCGCGGTCACCGTGCGACGCTGCTCTGCGCGAAGCACGCGTTCGGGGCCGCCGAGGAGCGTACGGCCGATGGGGTGCGGGTGCTGCGCCGCGGTGGCCGGCACACGCTCTATCTGCGCGCGGCCCTGCTCTACCTGCTGGGATTCGTCGGCCTGGGCCCGCTCAGCCGCCGCCACGGCCGGCCCGATGTGATCGTCGACGTCGGCAACGGGCTGCCCTTCCTGGCCCCGCTGTGGGCCCGCTGCCCGGTCATCGCGCTCGTGCACCACGTGCACCGCGAGCAGTGGCCGGTCGTGCTGACCCCGCGGCTGGCCCGGTTCGGCTGGTGGATCGAGTCGTCGCTGGCGCCCCGCGTCTACCGCAACTGCCGCTACGTGACCGTCTCGGCCGCGACCCGCGACGAGCTCGCGGTGCTCGGCGTGGGCCCGGAACGGGTGTCGATCATTCACAACGGCACTCCGGACATGACGGTCACGGCTCCGGTGGCCCGTACGGCGCATCCGTCGCTCGTGGTGCTGGGTCGGCTCGTCCCGCACAAGCAGGTCGAGGTGGCGATCGACGCGGTGGCCGCGCTCGCCGGGGAACTGCCCGGGATCACGCTGACGGTGGCCGGGCAGGGCTGGTGGGAGCCCGCGCTCAAGGACTACGCGGCCGGTCTGGGCGTGGCCGGCCGGGTGCGCTTCGCCGGATTCGTGGACGAGCCGGAGAAGCGGCGGCTGCTCAGCGAGGCCTGGGTGGCGCTGACCCCGTCGCTCAAGGAGGGCTGGGGCCTGACCATCGTCGAGGCGGCCGCGGTGGGCACCCCCAACGTGGCCTTCGCCGGCGCCGGGGGAGTCGAGGAGTCCCTGGTCGACGGCCGGACCGGCCTGCTCGCGAACGACTGGTCCGACTACACCGAGAAGGTGCGCCGGCTGCTCACCGACGATGCTCTGCGCCTGGCCATGGGCGTCGCGGCCCGGGCCCACGCGGCACGGTTCACCTGGCCGGCGGCGGGCGAGCGCTTCGCCGCCCTCGTCGAGGGGGCCGCGCACGTCCCGGCGCCGGCCGAGGTGGACCGGACCTACCTGGTGCCGTAG
- a CDS encoding alpha-(1->3)-arabinofuranosyltransferase, with protein sequence MRLLAVCAGLTAIAFLQSPGSTAIDTKVDLVIDPAGWLSRALHVWDPAGTFGQLQNQAYGYLWPMGPFFLLGKLLAIPAWVVQRLWWALLLSLAFTGLVLLAERLRIGTPWARIIAGVAFALSPRILTELGPISVEAWPTALAPWVLIPLIGLRHPVPIRRAVTRSALVVACAGGVNATAVLAVVPLAVLWLAGLRPARLRWRALVAWGAAVAAATAWWLVPLLLLGRYSPPFLDYIETAAVTTAPTDTTTVLRGASHWHAYLTGAFGPLWPAGWRLATETVIVVATLVVAGLGLAGLSRRGVPHRWFLVSGMLAGLALVGLGHVGAIDGLFADAQRAFLDGPGAPLRNVHKFDVVLRLPLVLGLAHLLGLALRSARTAHERDRRPARLRAATVTGAALVAMAGVASPALAGGVVPPGSFAEVPGYWRQAATWLDRNLGHEQVLVVPGARFPQYLWGRPSDEITQALMKGNWGVRNSIPLTPPGTIRLLDSVEEALSTGSGSPGLAPLLSRSGVRYLLLRSDLNYGRAQATEPIVARQALLRSPGLTPVATFGPAVGGGVLPGFFIDDGLDVQVPALEVWRVDEPGKAIAAYDSSSLTTVVGGPESLLDAAAAGKLPDGPTVLAGDRPDDLGPGPVVLTDGMRRREVAFGMAADRASATLEAGQDGRLGAPARDYLPAWGDEQDTVVRYLGIKTVRASSAYSEANALIGSRPAHQPFAALDGNPATSWRSAPGVPSAGQWLEVELPGKRVISSIGLTLDQGTDSVPTRITVRVGPNEPITRDVFGTTFTIPLPGDIPADTVRVTVDAVRDVRLGYGGVGFTDLSIPGVVAQRTLAVPASPVAGRPVGMVFSAAPSTPACYFADGRPYCSGGKARDSEDGGYIDRTAEVPQAALYTVSVRARPKPGAALNAMLDPGGTASVTSGIVPSVTASSSAVPDPAARPGAVADGDPATTWYASDEDSHPWLRLGFLKPRQVNGIRVRLADGVAASRIWQVTVLGDTGVRTGYLDDGGSLRFDPPLRTGTLTVLFANAFPSRSLDPYRDTTRELPIGVSELSVLDDPPPARNDPDRKLYLRCGTGPSVSVAGVQRSTALVASRRELVEGREVATRLCGPGGTGPVRVATGPARVVAVASSTADPLRLNLTPLRGPEAGQGGGETETTASRESPVRVDEWTSTTRRVHLDASPSQRVLAMRENTNPGWTATLGGEALQPLIVDGWQQGWIVPAGPAGDVTLRFAPDQTFGIALGAGAVLLTGVAVAAVIPSRRPVLAAVPVRRRRRWLLPPLVGGAALLIVGGVTAAGLIALGLAVVVALRALRPHLDSRDRKWLRGALGWARFLLPAALFALAGWASVTAGNGHTAALPQLAAVAAGVALWLSVLFPGGRRRRK encoded by the coding sequence TTGCGCCTGCTGGCGGTTTGCGCCGGGTTGACCGCCATCGCTTTCCTGCAGAGCCCCGGGTCGACCGCCATCGATACCAAGGTGGACCTGGTGATCGACCCGGCGGGCTGGCTGAGCCGGGCGCTGCACGTGTGGGACCCGGCCGGCACTTTCGGGCAATTGCAAAATCAGGCGTACGGCTACCTCTGGCCGATGGGCCCGTTCTTCCTCCTCGGCAAGCTGCTCGCCATCCCGGCCTGGGTGGTCCAGCGGCTCTGGTGGGCGCTGCTGCTCAGCCTGGCCTTCACCGGCCTGGTGCTGCTGGCCGAGCGGCTGCGGATCGGCACGCCGTGGGCCCGGATCATCGCCGGCGTCGCGTTCGCGCTGTCCCCGCGCATCCTCACCGAGCTGGGCCCGATCTCGGTCGAGGCCTGGCCCACCGCCCTGGCCCCGTGGGTGCTGATCCCGCTGATCGGCCTGCGGCATCCGGTGCCGATCCGCCGCGCGGTGACCCGGTCGGCGCTGGTCGTGGCGTGCGCGGGCGGCGTCAACGCGACCGCCGTGCTGGCCGTCGTGCCGCTGGCCGTGCTGTGGCTGGCCGGTCTGCGCCCGGCCCGGCTGCGCTGGCGGGCGCTGGTCGCCTGGGGTGCCGCCGTCGCCGCGGCCACGGCCTGGTGGCTGGTGCCGTTGCTGCTGCTCGGCCGGTACAGCCCGCCCTTCCTCGACTACATCGAGACCGCCGCCGTCACCACCGCGCCGACCGACACCACGACCGTGCTGCGCGGCGCCTCGCACTGGCACGCCTACCTGACCGGCGCGTTCGGCCCGCTGTGGCCGGCCGGGTGGCGCCTGGCCACCGAGACCGTGATCGTCGTGGCCACCCTGGTCGTGGCCGGGCTCGGCCTGGCCGGGTTGTCCCGCCGCGGCGTGCCGCACCGCTGGTTCCTGGTCAGCGGCATGCTGGCCGGGCTCGCGCTGGTCGGGCTGGGGCATGTCGGCGCCATCGACGGGCTGTTCGCCGACGCCCAGCGCGCCTTCCTCGACGGCCCCGGCGCGCCGCTGCGCAACGTGCACAAGTTCGACGTCGTGCTGCGCCTGCCGCTCGTGCTCGGCCTGGCCCACCTGCTCGGCCTGGCCCTGCGCTCCGCCCGCACGGCCCACGAGCGCGACCGCCGGCCGGCCCGGCTGCGCGCGGCCACGGTCACCGGCGCCGCCCTCGTGGCGATGGCCGGGGTGGCCAGTCCCGCCCTGGCCGGCGGGGTGGTGCCGCCCGGCAGCTTCGCCGAGGTGCCCGGCTACTGGCGGCAGGCCGCCACCTGGCTCGACCGCAACCTCGGCCACGAGCAGGTGCTGGTGGTGCCGGGCGCCCGGTTCCCGCAGTACCTGTGGGGCCGGCCCAGCGACGAGATCACCCAGGCCCTGATGAAGGGCAACTGGGGCGTGCGCAACTCGATCCCGCTGACCCCGCCGGGCACCATCCGCCTGCTCGACTCGGTGGAGGAGGCGCTGTCCACCGGCTCCGGCTCGCCCGGCCTGGCGCCCCTGCTGTCCCGCTCCGGCGTGCGCTACCTGCTGCTGCGCTCCGACCTCAACTACGGCCGGGCCCAGGCCACCGAACCGATCGTGGCCCGCCAGGCGCTGCTGCGCTCGCCCGGCCTGACCCCGGTGGCCACGTTCGGGCCCGCGGTCGGGGGCGGCGTGCTGCCCGGCTTCTTCATCGACGACGGCCTCGACGTGCAGGTGCCCGCGCTCGAGGTGTGGCGGGTCGACGAGCCCGGCAAGGCGATCGCCGCCTACGACTCGAGCAGCCTGACCACCGTCGTCGGCGGGCCCGAGTCGCTGCTCGACGCGGCCGCGGCGGGCAAGCTGCCCGACGGGCCCACGGTGCTGGCCGGCGACCGGCCGGACGACCTGGGCCCCGGCCCGGTGGTGCTGACCGACGGCATGCGCCGCCGCGAGGTCGCGTTCGGCATGGCCGCCGACCGGGCCTCGGCCACGCTGGAGGCGGGCCAGGACGGGCGGCTGGGCGCCCCCGCCCGCGACTACCTGCCGGCCTGGGGCGACGAGCAGGACACCGTCGTGCGTTACCTGGGCATCAAGACCGTGCGCGCGTCATCGGCGTACTCGGAGGCGAACGCGCTGATCGGTTCGCGCCCGGCGCACCAGCCGTTCGCGGCGCTCGACGGCAACCCGGCCACCTCGTGGCGCTCCGCCCCCGGCGTGCCCTCGGCCGGGCAGTGGCTCGAGGTCGAACTGCCCGGCAAGCGCGTCATCAGCAGCATCGGGCTCACCCTGGACCAGGGCACCGACTCCGTGCCGACCCGCATCACCGTACGGGTGGGCCCGAACGAGCCGATCACCCGCGACGTCTTCGGCACGACCTTCACGATCCCGCTGCCCGGCGACATCCCGGCCGACACCGTACGGGTCACCGTGGACGCGGTCCGCGACGTGCGGCTCGGCTACGGCGGCGTGGGCTTCACCGACCTCAGCATCCCCGGCGTGGTCGCCCAGCGCACCCTGGCCGTGCCCGCGTCGCCGGTCGCCGGGCGGCCCGTGGGCATGGTCTTCAGCGCCGCCCCGTCCACTCCGGCCTGTTACTTCGCCGACGGCCGGCCGTACTGTTCGGGTGGCAAGGCGCGCGATTCCGAGGACGGCGGCTACATCGACCGCACCGCCGAGGTGCCGCAGGCGGCGCTCTACACGGTCTCGGTGCGGGCCCGGCCCAAGCCCGGCGCGGCGCTCAACGCGATGCTCGACCCCGGCGGCACCGCCTCGGTCACGAGCGGCATCGTGCCCAGCGTGACCGCCTCCAGCAGCGCGGTGCCCGACCCCGCGGCGCGGCCCGGTGCGGTCGCCGACGGCGACCCGGCCACCACCTGGTACGCCTCCGACGAGGACTCCCATCCGTGGCTGCGGCTCGGTTTCCTCAAACCGCGGCAGGTCAACGGCATCCGGGTCCGGCTCGCGGACGGGGTCGCGGCCTCGCGCATCTGGCAGGTCACCGTGCTCGGCGACACCGGCGTGCGCACCGGCTACCTGGACGACGGCGGCTCGCTGCGGTTCGACCCGCCGCTGCGCACCGGCACGCTCACGGTGCTGTTCGCCAACGCCTTCCCGTCCCGCTCGCTCGACCCCTACCGGGACACCACGCGCGAGCTGCCCATCGGCGTCAGTGAACTGAGCGTGCTGGACGATCCGCCGCCGGCCCGCAACGACCCCGACCGCAAGCTCTATCTGCGCTGCGGCACCGGCCCGTCCGTGTCGGTGGCCGGCGTGCAGCGCTCGACCGCCCTGGTGGCCAGCCGGCGCGAACTGGTCGAGGGGCGCGAGGTCGCGACCCGGCTGTGCGGCCCCGGCGGCACCGGCCCGGTGCGGGTGGCGACGGGCCCGGCCCGGGTGGTGGCGGTCGCCTCGTCGACGGCCGACCCGTTGCGGCTCAACCTGACCCCGTTGCGCGGGCCCGAGGCGGGCCAGGGCGGCGGCGAGACCGAGACGACCGCGAGCCGCGAGAGCCCCGTACGGGTCGACGAGTGGACCTCGACGACGCGCCGCGTGCACCTGGACGCCTCACCGTCGCAGCGGGTGCTGGCCATGCGCGAGAACACCAATCCGGGGTGGACGGCGACGCTGGGCGGGGAGGCGCTGCAACCGCTGATCGTCGATGGGTGGCAGCAGGGCTGGATCGTGCCCGCGGGCCCGGCCGGCGACGTGACGCTGCGGTTCGCGCCCGATCAGACCTTCGGCATCGCCCTGGGCGCGGGCGCGGTGCTGCTGACCGGCGTGGCCGTGGCCGCCGTGATCCCCTCCCGGCGGCCCGTGCTCGCGGCGGTGCCCGTCCGGCGGCGGCGCCGCTGGCTGCTGCCGCCGCTGGTGGGCGGGGCCGCGTTGCTGATCGTGGGCGGGGTGACCGCGGCCGGGCTGATCGCGCTGGGACTGGCCGTCGTGGTGGCCCTGCGCGCACTGCGGCCGCATCTGGACAGCCGCGACCGCAAGTGGCTGCGCGGGGCCCTGGGGTGGGCCCGGTTCCTGCTCCCGGCGGCCCTGTTCGCGCTGGCCGGCTGGGCCTCGGTGACCGCGGGGAACGGCCACACGGCGGCGCTGCCTCAGCTGGCCGCCGTGGCCGCCGGGGTCGCGCTCTGGCTCTCGGTGCTGTTCCCCGGCGGGCGTCGCCGGCGCAAGTGA